The following proteins are encoded in a genomic region of Methylococcales bacterium:
- the sppA gene encoding signal peptide peptidase SppA, translating into MENQAPPRPPSKKPTWEREILEKVALAAVVEQRRSRRWSNFFKSLMFIYLLGILAMTLYPKFKDGFSTGNKPHVAVIDILGVIAASETANADSIIDGLRKAAKDSNTKGIILNINSPGGSPVQSAYIYDEIRQLKEKHPDLPIYSVVGDICASGGYYIAAASDKIFVSPASIIGSIGVIMNGFGFVDVLEKLGVERRLLTAGTHKAMLDPFSPTNEEETQHMQALLDEVHQQFIDAVRTGRGDRLVESDDMFSGLVWTGAKGVKLGLADGFGTIDSVAKDEMGTENTLNFTPQERLLDKLASNLGASFSQSFNSALQHIFLH; encoded by the coding sequence ATGGAAAACCAAGCCCCTCCAAGACCCCCCTCAAAAAAACCAACATGGGAACGAGAAATACTTGAAAAAGTGGCTCTAGCGGCGGTTGTTGAACAACGTCGTAGTCGTCGATGGAGTAATTTTTTTAAATCGCTGATGTTTATCTATTTATTAGGTATCTTGGCCATGACCCTTTATCCTAAATTTAAAGACGGCTTCTCAACAGGTAACAAGCCTCATGTCGCGGTTATTGATATTTTAGGGGTCATTGCTGCAAGTGAGACGGCTAATGCGGACAGTATTATTGATGGCTTACGAAAGGCGGCTAAGGATAGTAATACTAAAGGTATTATTTTGAATATTAACTCGCCAGGTGGAAGCCCTGTTCAATCCGCTTATATCTATGATGAAATAAGACAGCTTAAAGAGAAACATCCTGATTTACCTATTTATTCTGTGGTGGGTGATATTTGTGCCTCTGGAGGCTATTACATTGCGGCGGCTAGCGATAAAATTTTTGTGAGTCCCGCAAGTATTATTGGCTCTATTGGGGTCATTATGAACGGATTTGGCTTTGTTGATGTTTTAGAAAAGCTGGGGGTAGAACGACGCTTATTAACCGCTGGGACTCATAAAGCGATGCTTGATCCTTTTTCACCAACCAATGAAGAAGAAACCCAACACATGCAAGCATTACTCGATGAAGTGCATCAACAATTTATTGATGCGGTTCGTACGGGACGAGGTGATCGCCTTGTGGAATCCGATGATATGTTTTCAGGGTTAGTCTGGACGGGTGCAAAAGGCGTTAAACTTGGACTTGCAGATGGCTTTGGTACGATTGATAGTGTTGCAAAAGATGAAATGGGGACAGAGAACACTTTAAACTTTACACCGCAAGAACGGTTACTGGATAAACTGGCCAGTAATTTAGGTGCATCATTTTCTCAATCGTTTAATAGTGCCCTTCAGCACATTTTTTTACACTAA